From one Mustela nigripes isolate SB6536 chromosome 16, MUSNIG.SB6536, whole genome shotgun sequence genomic stretch:
- the ACADVL gene encoding very long-chain specific acyl-CoA dehydrogenase, mitochondrial — MQATRMAPSVGRLLRRLGAASSRPSVLLGQPPLGPARRPYASGAAQAVLEKSDSLSPEASTRENQAKAESKSFAVGMFKGQLTTDQVFPYPSVLNEEQTQFLKELVGPVSRFFEEVNDAAKNDMMEKVEETTMQGLKELGAFGLQVPSELGGVGLCNTQYARLVEIVGTHDLGVGITLGAHQSIGFKGILLFGTKAQKEKYLPKLASGETIAAFCLTEPSSGSDAASIRTSAVPSPCGKYYTLNGSKIWISNGGLADVFTVFAKTPVTDAATGAVKEKITAFVVERGFGGVTHGPPEKKMGIKASNTAEVYFDGVRVPTENVLGEVGGGFKVAMHILNNGRFGMAAALAGTMRGIIAKAVDHATNRTQFGDKIHNFGLIQEKLARMAMLQYVTESMAYMVSANMDQGATDFQIEAAISKIFGSEAAWKVTDECIQIMGGMGFMKEPGVERVLRDLRIFRIFEGTNDILRLFVALQGCMDKGKELSGLGNALKNPFGNAGLLLGEAGKQLRRRAGLGSGLSLSGLVHPELNRSGELTVQALEQFASVVEAKLIKHKKGIVNEQLVLQRLADSAIDLYAMVVVLSRASRSLSEGHSTAQHEKMLCDSWCIEAAARVRESMSALQSDPQQQELFRNFKSISKALVERGGMVTSNPLGF; from the exons ATGCAGGCGACTCGGATGGCCCCGAGTGTGGGGCGGCTGCTGCGGAGGTTGGGGGCCGCAAG CTCGCGGCCCAGTGTGCTCCTGGGGCAGCCCCCGCTCGGGCCGGCCCGCCGACCCTACGCCAGTGGGGCCGCTCAG GCGGTTCTGGAGAAGTCAGATTCCCTCTCCCCGGAGGCCTCGACCAGGGAGAACCAGGCCAAGGCG GAATCGAAGTCCTTCGCTGTGGGGATGTTCAAGGGACAGCTCACCACCGACCAGGTGTTCCCTTACCCCTCTG TGCTCAACGAGGAACAGACACAGTTTCTCAAAGAGCTGGTGGGGCCTGTGTCCCGTTTCTTTGAG GAGGTGAACGATGCGGCCAAGAATGACATGATGGAGAAGGTGGAGGAGACCACCATGCAGGGCCTCAAGGAGCTGGGGGCCTTTGGTCTGCAAGTGCCCAGTGAGCTGGGTGGTGTGGGCCTTTGCAACACCCAG TACGCCCGCTTGGTGGAGATCGTTGGCACGCACGACCTTGGCGTGGGAATCACCCTGGGGGCCCATCAGAGCATTGGCTTCAAAGGCATCCTGCTCTTTGGCACAAAAGCCCAGAAAGAAAAGTACCTCCCCAAACTGGCATCTG GAGAGACCATAGCGGCTTTCTGTCTAACCGAACCCTCCAGTGGGTCTGACGCGGCTTCCATCCGAACTTCCGCTGTgcccagcccctgtggaaaaTATTATACCCTCAATGGAAGCAAGATTTGGATCAG TAATGGGGGACTGGCAGATGTGTTCACGGTCTTTGCCAAGACCCCAGTCACAGATGCAGCCACGGGGGCCGTGAAGGAGAAGATCACAGCGTTTGTGGTGGAGCGGGGCTTTGGCGGCGTCACCCA TGGGCCCCCCGAGAAGAAGATGGGCATCAAGGCCTCGAACACAGCAGAGGTGTACTTTGACGGCGTACGGGTGCCAACAGAGAACGTGCTGGGTGAGGTGGGGGGCGGCTTCAAGGTCGCCATGCACATCCTCAACAATGGAAGGTTCGGCATGGCCGCAGCCCTTGCGGGCACCATGAGGGGCATCATTGCTAAGGCG GTGGACCATGCTACTAATCGTACCCAGTTTGGGGACAAGATTCACAACTTTGGGCTGATCCAGGAGAAGCTGGCCCGGATGGCTATGCTGCAGTATGTGACTGAG TCCATGGCTTACATGGTGAGTGCCAACATGGATCAGGGAGCCACGGATTTCCAGATCGAGGCTGCCATCAGTAAAATCTTCGGCTCG GAGGCAGCCTGGAAGGTGACTGACGAGTGCATCCAGATCATGGGCGGTATGGGTTTCATGAAG GAACCTGGGGTGGAGCGCGTTCTCCGTGATCTGCGCATTTTCCGGATCTTCGAGGGGACTAACGATATTCTCCGGCTGTTTGTGGCTCTGCAGGGCTGTATG GACAAAGGGAAGGAACTTTCTGGACTTGGCAACGCTCTAAAGAACCCCTTTGGGAACGCGGGTCTCCTGCTAGGAGAGGCGGGCAAACAGCTGAGGAG GCGGGCGGGGCTGGGCAGTGGCCTGAGTCTCAGTGGCCTCGTCCACCCGGAGCTGAATCGGAGCGGAGAGCTG ACAGTGCAGGCCCTGGAGCAGTTCGCCAGCGTGGTAGAGGCCAAGCTGATAAAACACAAGAAGGGGATCGTCA ATGAACAGCTGGTCCTGCAGCGCCTGGCAGACAGCGCAATCGACCTCTATGCCATGGTGGTAGTCCTGTCCAG GGCCTCAAGATCCCTGAGCGAGGGCCACTCTACAGCCCAGCACGAGAAGATGCTCTGTGACAGCTGGTGCATCGAG GCGGCAGCCCGCGTCCGGGAGAGCATGAGCGCCCTGCAATCTGACCCACAGCAGCAAGAGCTCTTCCGAAACTTCAAGAGCATCTCCAAGGCCTTGGTGGAGCGAGGCGGCATGGTCACCAGCAACCCCCTTGGCTTCTGA